A genomic window from Pirellulaceae bacterium includes:
- a CDS encoding PQQ-binding-like beta-propeller repeat protein, which produces MRSWIVTLIFTSAVYSVSNGWAEQYTFFRSDGGQSKSPDRLVVHFDRSDTTLWRQPLSAGHSTPCISGERIFLTTYDQERQELATVACDLASGRPLWKRKAPATRMEEVHRVGSPAAATIASDGDRVFVFFGSYGLLCYDHDGNRVWSRPLGPFQDEFGAASSPVLLGDTLYLNQDHDTNNFLLALNTQSGRTRWEVTRNEFTRSYATPVVFESGPEQQIVVAGALTLTGYAPKTGKRLWWMHGLARIVNTTPAIHDDVLYVATWSPGGDVGERITMDSWSDAIEQYDKNDDRKISRDELPLGPVLTRFFRIDLDQDQGIDQPEWEKQAQVFQRADNAIIAVRPRGHGELGENQILWRYAKGIPYVASPLYHNGHIYLVKDGGILTVLDAETGKVRKRGRLKGRGNYYASPIAAAGKIYFASEQGVVTVVSADSEWKILSSHDFGEPIYATPVARLNRIYIRTAEAMYCFAGSPN; this is translated from the coding sequence ATGCGTTCATGGATCGTCACGCTCATTTTCACTAGTGCGGTTTATTCGGTTTCTAACGGCTGGGCAGAACAATACACATTTTTCCGCTCCGATGGCGGCCAATCCAAATCGCCGGACCGGCTAGTCGTGCATTTTGATCGATCGGATACCACGCTTTGGCGCCAGCCCCTTTCGGCCGGCCACTCTACACCCTGCATTTCTGGCGAGCGAATTTTCCTCACGACTTACGATCAGGAGCGACAGGAACTGGCTACGGTTGCCTGTGACTTGGCATCAGGTCGACCTCTGTGGAAACGCAAGGCACCGGCGACTCGAATGGAAGAAGTCCATCGCGTTGGGAGCCCAGCAGCCGCGACAATCGCTTCGGACGGTGACCGGGTGTTTGTGTTTTTCGGCAGCTATGGGCTGCTGTGCTACGACCACGATGGAAATAGGGTTTGGTCACGTCCATTGGGTCCGTTTCAAGACGAATTCGGCGCTGCGAGTTCCCCCGTTTTGTTAGGTGACACCTTATACCTAAACCAAGACCACGATACCAATAATTTCCTGCTCGCATTAAATACACAATCCGGTCGAACCCGCTGGGAAGTCACGCGGAATGAATTCACTCGAAGCTATGCCACTCCCGTGGTTTTTGAGTCGGGACCAGAACAACAGATCGTCGTCGCCGGCGCTTTAACCCTGACGGGATACGCCCCCAAAACAGGCAAGCGTCTTTGGTGGATGCATGGTCTCGCTCGAATCGTCAATACCACCCCAGCGATTCACGACGATGTATTGTATGTTGCCACCTGGTCACCGGGTGGCGATGTGGGTGAGCGAATCACCATGGATTCCTGGTCCGATGCGATTGAACAATACGACAAAAACGATGATCGAAAAATTAGCCGAGACGAGTTACCACTCGGTCCCGTTCTCACACGATTTTTCCGAATCGATCTCGACCAAGATCAAGGGATCGATCAGCCCGAGTGGGAAAAGCAGGCACAAGTTTTCCAGCGTGCCGATAATGCGATCATCGCAGTCCGACCGCGCGGCCATGGCGAATTAGGTGAAAATCAGATCTTGTGGCGATATGCGAAAGGCATACCGTACGTGGCCAGCCCGCTCTACCACAACGGCCATATCTACCTCGTGAAGGACGGGGGTATCCTGACAGTCCTGGACGCAGAGACAGGCAAAGTCCGAAAACGTGGCCGACTTAAAGGGCGAGGCAACTATTACGCCTCACCAATCGCCGCAGCTGGAAAAATTTACTTCGCCAGCGAGCAGGGTGTGGTCACAGTCGTCTCCGCCGACTCGGAATGGAAAATCCTTTCATCTCATGATTTCGGTGAGCCAATCTATGCAACTCCGGTTGCGCGGTTAAATCGAATCTACATCCGCACCGCAGAGGCCATGTATTGCTTCGCCGGCAGCCCGAATTAA
- a CDS encoding glycosyltransferase family 4 protein produces MTLAGPTPDALDEMQTSSPKNEKVFRIWAVSEYYFPNFSGAAIQAHQILDRLAQQGHQIQVLTMADQAARKLAGRQMEVDRIKVNYLSVLNRSSLRWLPIGKVRIRSLNELFRRASFDLKVLWKLVWQGRRGDIVQFYVIGELTRLVMLFASLRGMHTVIQISLCGADDPCSIRSSVMGLSARMMRSCFYTAGRIVGLSTALTKSCLDFGLSRKAVSRIPNGVALEKFQSSLSDDRDQLCDRLFLNPDQRYVVFVGSAIYRKGIDVVVATFIELASERHDVDLLIVGPCDFGDRTRHGAERHELVTHLKASLQDRKLSDRVHWLGEVNDVIDYLRVSEVFFFPTRREGLPNVVAEAMAAELPVITSFIDGVTTDLVESGIHGRLVHGHHPLHYLDALRELFRDEEKRTLMGLAAAQRAKREFDLTRIARQYEALYNGLLES; encoded by the coding sequence ATGACATTGGCCGGTCCAACCCCGGACGCCTTGGACGAAATGCAAACGTCCTCGCCCAAGAACGAAAAAGTCTTTCGTATCTGGGCTGTGAGCGAATACTACTTCCCGAATTTTTCCGGCGCCGCGATTCAAGCGCATCAAATACTCGATCGACTTGCTCAGCAGGGCCATCAAATTCAAGTGCTGACAATGGCCGACCAAGCGGCTCGAAAACTTGCGGGTCGTCAAATGGAAGTTGATCGCATCAAGGTCAATTACCTTTCCGTATTAAATCGTTCCAGTTTGCGCTGGTTGCCAATTGGGAAGGTGAGAATTCGATCACTCAATGAACTCTTTCGCCGGGCGTCATTCGACTTGAAGGTGTTGTGGAAACTTGTCTGGCAGGGCCGCCGAGGCGATATCGTTCAGTTTTATGTGATTGGCGAGTTGACTCGACTGGTCATGTTGTTCGCTTCGTTGCGGGGCATGCACACCGTCATTCAGATTTCTCTTTGTGGCGCCGATGATCCGTGCTCAATACGTTCCAGCGTGATGGGGTTGTCTGCGCGGATGATGCGTTCATGTTTTTATACCGCTGGACGCATCGTGGGTTTGTCGACGGCGTTGACAAAAAGCTGTTTGGATTTTGGCCTCTCCAGGAAAGCGGTCTCACGTATTCCAAATGGCGTGGCATTGGAAAAGTTTCAATCGTCCTTGAGCGATGACCGTGACCAACTCTGCGACAGACTGTTTTTGAATCCCGATCAGCGGTACGTCGTCTTTGTCGGATCCGCAATCTATCGAAAAGGGATTGATGTGGTAGTTGCCACTTTCATTGAGTTAGCGTCTGAACGACACGACGTTGATCTATTGATTGTTGGCCCTTGTGACTTCGGCGATCGCACACGCCATGGTGCCGAACGACACGAATTAGTGACGCATCTGAAAGCGTCTCTGCAAGATCGAAAATTGTCGGATCGCGTTCATTGGCTCGGTGAAGTCAATGATGTGATTGATTACCTCCGAGTTTCGGAGGTGTTCTTTTTTCCGACTCGTCGAGAAGGCTTACCCAATGTCGTGGCCGAGGCGATGGCCGCTGAATTACCAGTGATTACATCGTTTATCGACGGAGTGACGACCGACCTGGTGGAATCTGGCATTCACGGCCGCTTGGTACACGGCCACCATCCCCTGCACTACCTGGATGCGCTAAGGGAATTATTTCGGGATGAAGAAAAACGCACTCTGATGGGGCTTGCGGCCGCCCAGCGCGCGAAACGAGAGTTTGATCTTACGCGGATTGCCAGGCAATACGAGGCACTCTATAACGGGCTGCTGGAGAGCTGA
- a CDS encoding DUF6174 domain-containing protein: MSIRRFRRQSRTHGHERRNGQQTDGEKESNRSHGVYAPTRGSPNTMDQIDKRPTNLRRMRFRLFALILGACLGLVATLLFMFFLGPGHLTELTATRFAAAKDKWHSQKLPNYRIEITVQGRQPGRYWTEVRDGQVVVAKFNNNALTNTRTMSTWTVDGMFRTIDYDVQSQLQRSPQAPELTLRANFDAEFGYPKKYQRIQWGSLNELTWEVSKFEVLDQ, encoded by the coding sequence ATGTCGATCAGACGATTCCGTAGGCAATCGCGCACCCACGGGCATGAACGTCGCAACGGACAACAAACAGACGGTGAAAAAGAGTCAAATCGTTCGCATGGCGTGTATGCACCAACAAGAGGATCCCCCAACACCATGGATCAAATCGACAAACGGCCTACGAACTTAAGACGCATGCGATTCCGCCTCTTCGCCCTCATTCTGGGAGCTTGTCTCGGCTTGGTCGCCACCTTGCTCTTCATGTTCTTCCTCGGCCCGGGCCATCTGACCGAACTGACTGCCACACGTTTCGCAGCCGCGAAAGACAAATGGCACTCCCAAAAACTCCCCAATTACCGAATCGAGATTACCGTTCAGGGCCGGCAGCCCGGCCGATACTGGACCGAAGTTCGGGATGGTCAGGTGGTAGTGGCCAAATTTAACAATAACGCGCTCACGAACACTCGAACGATGTCAACTTGGACCGTCGATGGCATGTTTCGGACGATCGACTACGATGTTCAATCCCAACTTCAACGTAGCCCGCAGGCGCCAGAACTCACACTGCGAGCTAATTTCGATGCCGAATTCGGCTACCCCAAAAAATATCAACGCATTCAATGGGGTTCTCTCAATGAATTGACGTGGGAAGTCAGTAAATTCGAGGTGCTCGATCAATGA
- the pyk gene encoding pyruvate kinase yields MSGFQPLESRSRTKIVATIGPACQSREMLEQLVTAGVDICRLNMAHGSREDHQRLFDTIREVEQDSQYPIGILVDLAGPKIRLGELSPNPLPCIVGQEFTFVREAAQATAGQLTSNYQPLIDELTAGDRVLMADGTIEMTVVEKTSDQVRCCVVQGGDLRSRQGINLPGVQLSAPAMSEVDRDNARWAAMNGADFISLSFVRSADDIRGLRSLLEEEGGSALTIAKIEKPEALENLEDIVKASHGIMVARGDLGVEIDVATMPVAQKNIIDACSTWKRPVIVATQMLDSMQRASRPTRAEVTDVANAILDGTDACMLSGETAIGQYPIESVRMMNRIMKSIEENRLNTISCSQHSQDTKVHEVTSAVVRGAGGIAAEIAAKIVVVATRSGATALTKAKERDLIRTVAVSDCQQTLRQMSLYWGIHPLPGAPDDLEHRLVQFIVDWGLESGHLIAGDRVVFVTGTGVKADAHNLLMIHEIAS; encoded by the coding sequence ATGTCTGGATTTCAACCGCTTGAAAGTCGCTCTCGGACGAAGATCGTTGCGACGATTGGCCCCGCCTGTCAGTCACGTGAGATGCTTGAGCAATTGGTCACGGCCGGCGTCGATATTTGTCGACTTAACATGGCCCATGGGTCTCGCGAGGACCATCAACGATTGTTCGACACGATACGTGAAGTTGAGCAAGATTCGCAGTATCCGATCGGAATACTCGTAGATCTTGCAGGCCCGAAAATCCGCTTGGGTGAGCTTTCACCGAATCCGCTCCCCTGCATCGTGGGGCAAGAGTTCACCTTTGTACGAGAAGCTGCTCAGGCGACGGCTGGCCAATTGACCTCGAATTATCAGCCATTGATCGATGAATTGACAGCTGGCGACCGTGTTCTCATGGCGGATGGCACAATCGAGATGACCGTCGTAGAAAAAACGTCTGACCAAGTGCGTTGTTGTGTGGTTCAGGGAGGAGATTTACGGAGTCGCCAAGGTATCAATTTACCCGGTGTCCAATTGAGTGCGCCGGCAATGTCCGAGGTCGATCGCGATAATGCACGATGGGCGGCGATGAACGGAGCAGATTTCATCAGCCTCAGCTTTGTGCGGTCGGCGGACGACATTCGCGGGCTCCGATCGTTGCTGGAAGAAGAAGGCGGCTCGGCCTTGACGATTGCCAAGATCGAAAAGCCGGAAGCACTCGAAAACCTTGAGGATATTGTCAAGGCTTCCCATGGGATTATGGTTGCCCGAGGCGACTTGGGGGTTGAAATCGATGTAGCCACGATGCCGGTTGCCCAAAAAAACATTATCGACGCATGCTCGACCTGGAAGAGGCCGGTGATTGTGGCTACTCAGATGTTGGACAGCATGCAACGAGCAAGTCGGCCAACGCGTGCCGAGGTGACAGACGTTGCCAATGCCATTCTCGATGGGACCGATGCTTGTATGCTTTCAGGTGAAACTGCCATCGGTCAGTATCCGATCGAATCGGTTCGTATGATGAATCGTATTATGAAATCGATTGAAGAGAATCGTCTCAATACCATCAGCTGCTCGCAGCATTCGCAAGATACGAAAGTCCATGAGGTGACTTCTGCGGTGGTTCGGGGGGCCGGGGGGATCGCGGCAGAGATAGCCGCGAAAATTGTTGTGGTTGCGACTCGCAGCGGCGCCACCGCGCTGACAAAAGCCAAGGAACGTGATTTGATACGTACCGTCGCTGTGAGTGATTGTCAGCAAACGTTACGGCAGATGTCACTCTACTGGGGGATTCATCCGCTTCCAGGTGCACCGGACGACCTCGAACACCGCTTGGTCCAATTCATTGTTGATTGGGGACTCGAATCGGGACATCTGATCGCGGGGGATCGAGTTGTGTTTGTCACGGGCACCGGTGTCAAAGCGGACGCACACAATTTGCTGATGATTCACGAAATCGCATCATGA
- a CDS encoding DUF697 domain-containing protein — protein MANRRRYSKFMLILVLACIGFLMVYLPSAAMRQYQSAKDLGSLWGTVYLVFVSLGALLMAAASGWVVWRLWAASRRKRKRLAQRERNPSEMSLSEREAEVAQNISAVAEMRDAETTSDELRGELSPLIQWIEEKQEEQKLEIVAFGTVSSGKSSLLNALAGRDVFEMDLKGGTTVQRNEIPWPGMDQVTLVDTPGLGEVDGSSRQHVAAEAAKDADLVLVVVDGPLRDSEFQLLRTLAEMEKRVVICLNKEDWYSEQDRDALLDQIRRQVSDFVEPLDVLAVRSRPTLRDRVRVLPDGAELEEEVEVSADIQTLAQRMIKIVKRDGSDLLLANLLLQSRGLVDEAKERVRESLDRRAWQLVDKYMWGAAGAAALSPFPMVDLAAGCAISTKMVVDLARVYKQDIDVDVAMNLLGQQGKTLLGVLGSSVATPVIASSIASMIKSVPGVGTIAGGVLQGVVQALIARWIGAIFIRYFRDEMKTPAGGMAELARQEWARVTSVNEIRRLVTAARRHFQDDDQDFELGPPQGNQ, from the coding sequence ATGGCAAACCGCCGCCGATATTCGAAGTTCATGCTGATCTTGGTGTTGGCGTGTATCGGCTTTCTGATGGTTTACCTGCCGAGTGCAGCGATGCGGCAGTATCAATCGGCAAAGGATCTCGGCTCGCTTTGGGGCACGGTCTATCTGGTCTTTGTCTCGCTGGGTGCTTTGTTGATGGCGGCAGCCAGCGGTTGGGTGGTTTGGCGTCTTTGGGCGGCTTCGCGGCGGAAGCGCAAACGGCTCGCGCAGCGCGAGCGAAACCCGAGTGAAATGAGTTTGTCAGAGCGTGAAGCTGAAGTTGCACAAAACATTTCAGCCGTTGCGGAAATGCGGGATGCGGAAACTACTTCTGACGAATTGCGAGGCGAACTGTCTCCGCTGATTCAATGGATCGAAGAGAAGCAGGAAGAGCAGAAACTTGAAATTGTTGCATTCGGGACGGTGTCGAGCGGCAAATCATCTTTGTTAAATGCGTTGGCAGGCCGAGATGTATTTGAAATGGATCTCAAGGGTGGCACGACTGTGCAGCGAAATGAAATCCCCTGGCCCGGGATGGACCAGGTCACGTTGGTGGATACTCCCGGATTGGGAGAGGTCGACGGGAGTTCTCGACAGCATGTGGCGGCTGAGGCGGCTAAGGACGCAGATCTCGTGCTCGTTGTTGTCGATGGTCCGCTGAGAGACTCCGAGTTCCAACTGCTGCGGACTTTGGCAGAAATGGAAAAGCGGGTTGTGATCTGTCTCAACAAGGAGGATTGGTACAGTGAACAAGATCGCGATGCGTTACTTGATCAGATTCGGCGGCAGGTAAGCGACTTTGTTGAGCCGCTTGATGTTTTGGCAGTCCGCTCGCGACCGACCTTACGTGATCGAGTGCGTGTGTTACCGGATGGTGCTGAGTTGGAGGAGGAAGTCGAGGTTTCGGCAGATATTCAGACGCTCGCACAACGCATGATAAAAATTGTAAAACGCGATGGCAGCGATCTCTTACTCGCGAATCTTTTGTTGCAATCACGAGGTCTTGTCGATGAAGCGAAAGAGCGAGTCCGTGAATCGTTGGACCGACGAGCTTGGCAACTTGTCGACAAATACATGTGGGGCGCAGCGGGCGCTGCCGCGCTCAGTCCATTTCCGATGGTGGATCTGGCGGCTGGCTGCGCAATCTCAACAAAAATGGTGGTTGACTTGGCTCGCGTTTACAAACAGGACATCGACGTAGACGTGGCGATGAACTTGCTGGGACAACAAGGGAAAACACTTCTGGGTGTACTTGGTAGTAGCGTTGCCACACCCGTGATTGCGTCCAGCATCGCCTCCATGATCAAGAGCGTGCCAGGAGTGGGGACCATTGCGGGGGGCGTGTTGCAGGGGGTCGTGCAGGCTCTCATCGCCCGTTGGATTGGTGCGATTTTTATTCGTTATTTCCGCGATGAAATGAAGACGCCAGCTGGTGGAATGGCGGAATTGGCGCGACAGGAATGGGCGCGAGTCACAAGTGTGAACGAGATCCGAAGACTTGTTACAGCTGCCCGCCGCCATTTTCAGGATGACGATCAAGATTTTGAACTGGGGCCTCCGCAAGGCAATCAATGA